CCGAGGAATGGATTGGAAAAGGGAGGACGGAGTGGGATTCGCGAAAGTAGGTAGGACGTGGATTCTGAGTCAGCTACTACCACCCACCCCAGCCCAATGCCAAGCCGTCTTTATTCTAGCTTCTGTTGGATTACCGCGCGGGGTTCGAATTCATTCGATCTGGGAAAGGCGCGGGAGGGACGCAAGGGAGGCACAGGAGGAGGCCGGAGACGAGGTGCGCTAGATATGTATGCACTAGAGAGGCCCAGAAGAGGCCGAAGGAGGAAAAGGAAGCGCAAAAGGGACAAAATGGAGGAAAGAAAGCCGTAGAAGAAGGGGGTGGGAGAGTTGGGTATTTTGAGGAAAGACACAATGGTTGCCGAGTTTGCATGCAGCTAAACTTTAGCAAAAAGGTCATTGATGATGATCCGAGACTGCGGTCCACGAGGTGTGATTCGCGCGATGGCCCGGGGGAACGGTAAAGGGTCGCCAGCATTGCTTTTGCAAGGGTAAACATGGAACGAACGGACGACAAGACAGACCACTCGTCGTGACGGTCAAGACCAAGGGGCCCTGTCACGCTtgtctgtctgtctgtcGGTAACTGCTCATGGCTAGTACGAAGAACTTGGTGTGCGCCATTGTGACGACGAGCTGCTCAGCTCCTGGGATACTGGCACACTGGCACGCTCTCTGCACCGCTTCTGCTGCCCTTTTGCTCGGGTTGTCGGGGCCCTAAGCTACTAAACAGGTCGATGGTTCCAATTTCCCCGCATGGAGATGCATGGGGATACCCATGTAGCCAAGCGCCGTTGGTGATTCGCTTTCGTAACGGGGAACCGGATGTCGAAATGAAGACTTTTCTCGCCCTCTCTCGAGTCTCGGGTGGCGGACAGGACGGCACGAAGAAAGCAACCGTCTCGCCCTCTGCGTGAGACTTTCTAGGGTCCTGTGAGAGACTCTTCGATTTGCCGATTCAGGGGACTTTGATTTGTGAACCTTCACACGAACCGTGATAAAAATACGTCTGCCCAACGGCGCACAACGGCGTCCGTGCCTCTCTCTTTCTGATCGGTGAGGGCAAGGATACTAACCTCGTAATTAACCGCCATTCCTCCCCTCGGCGTCTCTTTGAGTTCAGTCTAAAACCCGACTTCGGGAGGTTGGCATGGGCGCTTGGCCGCTTGTCGAACCCGTCTCGAACCCAAAAATCGGGCTCAGGTCTTCATCGAGTCCTAGCGTTTCGCTCTCGATGCAGTCCGCACCATCGGATGGCAGAATCGGTCCAGAACTTGGCAGATAATGTCCACCGTCTAGGTATATCCACAACAGTCTAACAAAGCTGCCAAGCTGGCCGACGAAATCCCAGCCAGCTTGCTGCCCAGCCCATCGATGGCAGGGTTATTGACAGATTGGATTCCTGTCGGGGCACTTGGGTCGAAGCTCCGTCCGTCTTGTGAGCTCCGCACGCCGCCAGTCCCCGGCGATGGGGCGATGGAGAGCTGGGTGCGCACGAGCATTCGTTCACTGATCAGTCACCAAAGTTCTTTAAAAGAGTCTTCCACCTAGACCGCGTTGGGAACACAAATGGGCCAGAAAGTCGATGTAATCAGGGCTGTGGTAGCATCGCTTCCAGCTCCTGTGGGCTGCCGTAAACCTGCAGCGCGTCTGTCAGACAGCCAGAACACTATTAGAGTGATGTCTCATGCCCTCGTGACTAGGCGGACGGACGGGCGAGACGGGATGATCTGCGTTTCGCAAAATTACGTGCAGTGAGCCCAGTGAGCGCAATGTCAGCCTGACAGCAGGCTGCCCAATGCTGTCCATGCTGGTCGTGATCTTCCCTGCAGGCTCTGTGTCTCGTTTTTGGGACTGTTAAATAGAGCCTAAATTGGTTGATCATGTCTGAGTTCATCCTTTTGGCCCCTTTGAAAAAGTCCCTGGCCCCCGCGTAGGCTCGTTCAATGATCGACACTCGTTGCCTGCCGTGCAGCGGCGCAGGTGCTTACTCTTACTCGAGGTGTCTATCCTTTCGGTCCTGCTCGTCCACACAGCTCTTCGCGGCATCGCGTCTTCATTGCAACCGTCGATAAAATCGCACCAGGCTTTTCGTGCAATACGGATACACATATCTCCATTGGAGGTGGCCTAATGTCAGATCGAAGCGTAGTAGGTATTGTTCTCAGCCACAATTTTCGGGAATCACAGCGCCCGAAGGTCGTTCTTTGTGCCCCCAATCTCGTGCCTGCGCCTCCGAGCCCCGGCTACACCCGTGGACAGTCAAGTGTCGCGCCCACCGGGAATTGTCTGCCGTTTGTGTCTGGTTCAGTTTGGTTGAACCCGCAAAGGCCCCGCAAAAGGAAGTCGTGAATCCTATTAGTGAAGGAATTGAAGCCTGAAGAGTTGACGAGAACACGATACTTTCCATAGGATCTAGCTCCGAAGAAGGACCCAAGGGTTTCACTTTAAGGATAGGCCAAACTTTGGAGATGGGGAGAAACCTCGGTGAGAAAGCGGGACCCCTTAGTCGCATGTATCACAAACCTTACTTGCGAACGGGAGTTTACTACCGATAGCGACTAGCAAAAAGGTCTCTTGGAAGAAAAATGAAGCTTTAAGCGCAAGGTTTTACACTACTCACAACATACCCCTACTTGCCTTTTGAAACCTCAAACTTTGCTGTACGGGATGCCAGAGGATAGCTTCTGTTTTTGATGTTGCTCATGTTCCAAGAACCCCTTTGAGTACAGCATCGCCCAGTCGCCGCCTCGGAAATTGGGAACTTCCCGTTGTGTACGTTCAATTCCGCGTTTGTGTACCGTCGCGCTGGTCCCTAGGTATTGTTCACTAAGGTAGCGCCCACGCGACTGCCACTGGACAGCAATCTGGGCAAGCATTGTATTCGGCGATGTGTCAAATACGTCATCTATCCGTATGGGAGTGCGTTCCAAATGCTCGGTCCGGCGATCTTCTGAGCATATCCGTGAAAGTAATCAAAATCCTTAACAGTTCTATCGCAAGGCAAACCAGATTCTCGGGCCGATGACGCGATAAGTGTTACTTGCCAGTCGCGACAGCTCCAGCAGCTTGTTGTTCACACTACTCCGTACAAACTTGCTTTTTCCACATGCATGTTCGATACGACCCAGGAAGAAGGTGGATCCTGAGCGTTGCCGGGCAACGAATATCCAAACTTGTCTGCTTCTATGTTCTCGAAAACATCACATTGAGGCTCTTCAAGCACTGCTTTGCGAGAGTGGTTTGTAAGTCGATTTGGTCAATATTGCGGTAGCGTGGTCCTGTGTTTGTGGAGCTCATCTGCATTTCCACGTGAGTTCCCGTATGCTCCACGCGTTGTAGTTCTTCATCAGCGATGGAAACATCGAAAACAGTAGGGCTAGAAGTCCAGTTCGATCCCCAAGCGAAGTAGCCGTAAGGGTCACTCAAGGGCAATATGTCAGCTATGCTATGGGGAGTCGCGTGAGGGCTCAAAATAATTCTCCTTCACGTACTTTACCTTTTACGTGTAGTAAGTGGCACGAATAAATTGATTCATCATCGCCCTCATGATCGTATGGCGCAGTCGTTATCTCTATGACATGGGTTCCGACAGGGACTCTAGATTCCAGGAAATGGCTCTTTTCATCACGTTAGGTGGCCGATGCGTGGGGTGGGATATATACTCGGATGCCAACAAGGAACTATTTGACCTTGAAGTTTCATCTCCCACTGGCTCGGAAAGTCATTTGAATATTCCTGTCGTTGGGCTGATCTCTGTTGGAGTATCAGACTCAGGTGGCGATCCACCCGTGATATATATTGTCAGAATCCTCGCTGTAGTTTCTGCTTGCTATACCCAAGGCAGGCAACTCGTTGTAATGGGCGAAGCTGACCACGTTGAGAAAGATATCTCAGCCTAGCATTCGCCATACCATGCGAAATAACGAACTTCATCATACACCACGATCCCATCAACACATATCTTCAGCTCGTTGTCGACAGATATCTCGAACATGGGTTGTTATCTCGGGCTTGCGTCAATCTCTTTATCTCAGCAAAGGTTAACAACTTCCGAACAGCAATGAGAGGCAAATCAACAGCAGGGGGGCATCACTTGCAAAACCACCTACCGGATTGATCCGTCTTACACCAGCGACTTTTATGCTGGAATGACGGAAGCGGACCGCTCCTCCGGGTGATAGGCCCCGGAATAACCCGGAGAAGCCCGGAAGGGACTGGGTGGGGAACGGCCGAGGATGGAGCAAGGGAATTATGGGGACGGAACGGGGAGGGGGCAAAGAGACGGCCTATCTTGAGCTTGAGCTCACTAATCTTCCCCGATACTTGATTTCCCCTCCTCAAGTACGGGAATAACAGAAGTCACATGACTTCACCTACCTTTAAACATCGAAGATGACAGTTTACACTCGGTACCTGGGCGGCCCGCGAACCTCCTCTCTCTTATCGAAGACAGGCTCATCCCGACCCGCAAGGATGCCGCGGATGGCGGCGGCCAACGCGGTGCTCTCCTGTGTGCCTGTGTCTTCGCCAAAGTGTCCTACCCGCTGATCCGCTCCCAACCTCGACGGGAGCTCCAATTTCGCCTCGCACGTGGGGTGATGTTCGTGCACGTCATTGGCGAATGGCTCTCCCGCCAAAGCACCACTAACGGAAACGTTTCATCAAGAGTGGTGTCAGCGATGCTTCGACAAGTGCTGTGTCCAATAAGACATCGTTCATATCGTTTGCTAGAGTCTCGTAACCTCGTTAAGTTCGTCTTCGAAGGCGGAGAAGCCCCCGGCTTTACGCCGTCTAACCTATGGTGGATCAGATAGCTCGTTCAGGTCTCCACTGTCTTCTAAGCTCTCTGTGTGTTGGTGTCTTGCTTTCTGCTGTACTCGGGGAAATACCTGCTGCGTTTGAGCATGGTAACCGCAAGAGAACCATGCCATTTCCAGCATGCAGCTTAATCGCGCTATGAGATGGGCCAAGCGAATAAGATAGGAAGCGGGCCGGCAGACGACGAACAGGATAGCTTCAACGACAAGATCTCAAAATCAAAAGTACAATAGTGGAACACTTTCGCCCTATGCCAATTTCTCTTGGTCGTGTAACATTGGTTGAGGCTCGTTCCCTCTCTCACAAAATCACCCCGCAGTAACGACAACTTggaccttttttaactcGTCTGAATtttgccttttttttttcattTTCCTGCTTTCATTACGCCTAGTTCCCTCTCTCATTCTGTCGCTCCGcttctcctcgtcctcgccTCATCCCTCTCCCTCTAAACCACCGAGCGTCCAACTTCATGATGCATCACGAACCGGACGCAAAGATGTTCGATCCGGCGACGCAGAAGAAGACGGTCGACTCCGGGGCTCCGGCCTCTGACATCGAAGACACCTCCGTCAGCTCGGCAAAAGACATTCTGGAAAATGAGGGCGAGGACCCCGTGCTCGCAATGAAAATGCACCTCGTCAATGACGTATGAACCAACCAAAAAGAACCAAAAGCTTCCAGAGTCTGGGCTCACGAGTCTCTCACCCAGACACGTCCGCTGCCAACACAGTTCTCAATGCTGCCAAACCGCTGAACTATAGAAACTAACCAAACCAGGCAAACGATGAAATTGGCTGGACAAACTTCCACTGGAAGCTCTTCGTCCTCAATGGCTTCGGCTACGCCGTCGACTCGCTCATCGCCTTGGTCCAGTCCGTCACCAACGCCGGTGCGATGCTCGAACTCGGCAAGCCGTCCACCTACTCGAACGCCGGCACCGTCTCGCTGTACGTGGGCCTGCTCATCGGAGCAATTTTCTGGGGCTTCGGCGCGGATATCATCGGACGGAGGATCGCGTTCAACGTTACGCTGCTCATCACGTCTCTCGCGACAATCGTCTCGGGTGCGAGCCCCAATATCGAATCGTGGGGCTTCTTCACCGCGCTATCGGCGTTCGGAGCTGGTGGTAACCTGGTGCTCGATCCGACGGTCTTTCTCGAATTCCTTCCGAGTAATAAGCAGTGGACAGTCACGGCGCTTGCATTGTGGTGGGGTTTCGGACAGGCTCTGGTGGGCTTCATTGCGTGGGGATTCTTGAGTAAGATGCGATGGGTTTCTCGGCTTTGCAACTGATCAGTAAGATGCTGACTGCTTCTTAGCCCAGGAGCGATGGAATTGCACCGAGGGTATGGACTGCAACTGGTCCAACAACCCCGGCTGGCGCTACGTCTCCTTCACTTCGGGTGCCTTCGTCTTCGTCGCGTCTGTTGCGCGAGTGACCGTCATGCGCCTGCAGGAGACGCCAAAGTACCTCCTCAGCGTCGGCCGCGATGAAGACCTGGTGCGCAACTATCAAAAGATGGCGCAAAAGTACAACCGACCCTGTTCGCTCACGCTGGAGAAGTTGACGGCGTGCGGCCAGATCAAGAACGCCGGCCAGAGCAGAAACAACTTCAAGTTTGTGCTTCGCGAGTTGGGTGCTCACGTCAAGGGTCTCTTTTACACCAAAAGAATGACGCTTAGCACTGTATTGGTTTGGTTGTCATGGACGCTGATCGGTCTGGCTTATCCCCTGTTCTACGTCTTCCTGCCGTAAGTTCGCAAGAGACTTTGAAGAATGCGATAGAGATTGACCGAGAGTGATAGATCATATCTTGCCTCGAGAGTGCCGGACAGCACCGAGACACCATTCGAGACGTGGCGAAACTACACGTTGACCAATATTTCTGGCATTCCCGGTCCGATCATCGCTGGTTACCTTGCCAATCTTCCTCGCATCGGCCGCAAGCACACAATGGCCATCGGCGCTTTGCTCTCAATGGCGTTCTTCTTTGGTTACACAGCAGTGTCGACCGCTGACCAGAACATCGGTCTCAGTTGCGCGATTGGTGAGTAATTCGACTCCAAGCCTTCTCAAACTTGAAAGCATTTCCAGCTAACATTCGGATTTAGCCTGTGCAATCAATATCTACTACGGTACACTCTACGCCTACACAGTCGAGGTTTTCCCCTCAGCCCATCGCGCCACGGGTAACGGTATCGCCGTCGCCTTCAACCGTCTCATGGGTATCGTGTCTGCTTTCGTGGCGAGCAGCGGCAACACCGCCACGTCGGTTCCTTTGTATGTCTGCGCGGCACTATTCGGAGTCATGGCCGGCGTATCCGCCTTGTTTCCCTTTGAGCCATATGGAAAGAGAAGCTCCTAGACTGGCCAGAAGATTTGATTTTCACGTCTGGCTGGCAGTGTCGCGTCGAGAAAAACATAGCCTCCTGGCATTTGAATTACCTCGACTTTACCTGTCTATTGGGTATGTCCTCGTAACAGCGATACTGGGAGGAGTGAAGAGGGAAAGGATTCTGTTggtatatacgtaagtaggttagaccttttggttgcgactaggtcaataggttagtataggtctattgcgtgtgtgtaagaggggaagatcgtgggcagagcccgcggtcccttagtaggtataggtaggtagaagggtccgtctacacgggcccagactgcctacctactacccctacttaactacttaatagggccccttttctacctcgtaatctaatattagtagtcttctacttttataataaaaaaggctagaataggggctaggtcccccgctagtaagaactagtaatagaatttatagttaatcccttatttagaagtacctaaagccgtatactaaaattttagtatagcttttactataattattcaTATAGAAATTTTAGTATCCCCTCCTTCCGATTACTTCTTAATtctctaatatatataatctatatacctaaactccTCGGAAATTATCGaatttagcgtagttaaaaaagagctttttattagtttaactacgcCCCAAATACGTACGTTTTTTTCTAAGCCGAAGCCCGagaggtatatatatttactaaacgacttattacttataatatactactattttaattatatattacctatctttttattttaattataataattcctttactaacgaattatttaagggacttatttagtatgctctttataaacccgttagctaagttatcgttactactaatttaatagatctCGCAAAGCTCGCggcgtttatataattacctaagtactataatatttattataaggcgctTTTTTTTCGTAGTACCtagcttaacgaggtatttatataataagtataaatctatatagaCTATAGTAGGGATCTTCGGAATAtcgagttatttaataataaggtctagggtagttaaaatagtataagcgaCGTTAATacctataactattttataaacctttaatattaatacgctctaagtAATCCTTTTGCTCTTcgtagagctataataaataatattattattaatcataaagctcttattaatctattttttattcgtaaggataataatataacctagttataaagtataattagcgttatttataaataacctatttacgaaaacgaagagtttagttatagttagatttaatagtacgaatataagccctcggtttaagtattttatttactatttaatataatagtttagtatagcgtagttagtaaataacggatttacttagtattaagtagtaaataacgtattaaaagctacctctagttaataaattaatataatataagtacctcgagctcgctacttaacgaattattatttagtatctaatactaaggagttaacttacttaagcttTTT
The Colletotrichum lupini chromosome 6, complete sequence DNA segment above includes these coding regions:
- a CDS encoding major facilitator superfamily transporter yields the protein MPRMAAANAFPLSFCRSASPRPRLIPLPLNHRASNFMMHHEPDAKMFDPATQKKTVDSGAPASDIEDTSVSSAKDILENEGEDPVLAMKMHLVNDANDEIGWTNFHWKLFVLNGFGYAVDSLIALVQSVTNAGAMLELGKPSTYSNAGTVSLYVGLLIGAIFWGFGADIIGRRIAFNVTLLITSLATIVSGASPNIESWGFFTALSAFGAGGNLVLDPTVFLEFLPSNKQWTVTALALWWGFGQALVGFIAWGFLTQERWNCTEGMDCNWSNNPGWRYVSFTSGAFVFVASVARVTVMRLQETPKYLLSVGRDEDLVRNYQKMAQKYNRPCSLTLEKLTACGQIKNAGQSRNNFKFVLRELGAHVKGLFYTKRMTLSTVLVWLSWTLIGLAYPLFYVFLPSYLASRVPDSTETPFETWRNYTLTNISGIPGPIIAGYLANLPRIGRKHTMAIGALLSMAFFFGYTAVSTADQNIGLSCAIACAINIYYGTLYAYTVEVFPSAHRATGNGIAVAFNRLMGIVSAFVASSGNTATSVPLYVCAALFGVMAGVSALFPFEPYGKRSS